One window from the genome of Microbulbifer sp. ALW1 encodes:
- the glyA gene encoding serine hydroxymethyltransferase, protein MFDKSVTLASYDPDVWSAIQDEDRRQEEHIELIASENYTSPQVMEAQGTSLTNKYAEGYPGKRYYGGCEYVDKVEALAIERAKELFGADYANVQPHSGSQANAAVYQALCAPGDTVLGMSLAHGGHLTHGAKVNFSGKMYNAVQYGLNADTGEVDYEEVERLALEHKPKMIVAGFSAYSRIMDWAKFRTIADKVGAYLMVDMAHVAGLVAAGVYPSPVPHADVVTSTTHKTLRGPRGGIIIAKANEEIEKKLNSAVFPGGQGGPLMHVIAAKAVSFKEAMSPEYKAYQKKVVENARAMAATFLDRGINIVSGGTDDHLMLVDLIGKEYTGKDADEALGNANITVNKNAVPNDPRSPFITSGLRVGTPAITTRGFGVEETKQLTNWICDILDALEKGNADATIAEVKAKVLEICAKFPVYKA, encoded by the coding sequence ATGTTTGATAAATCCGTCACCCTAGCTTCCTACGACCCCGATGTGTGGTCCGCCATTCAGGACGAAGACCGCCGCCAGGAAGAGCACATCGAGCTGATCGCTTCCGAGAACTACACCAGCCCGCAGGTGATGGAAGCCCAGGGCACCAGCCTGACCAACAAGTACGCCGAAGGCTACCCGGGCAAGCGCTACTACGGTGGCTGTGAATATGTCGACAAGGTAGAAGCCCTGGCCATCGAACGCGCCAAAGAACTGTTCGGCGCCGACTACGCCAACGTCCAGCCGCACTCCGGCTCCCAGGCCAACGCCGCGGTTTACCAGGCTCTGTGCGCCCCCGGCGACACCGTTCTGGGTATGAGCCTGGCCCACGGCGGCCACCTGACCCACGGTGCCAAGGTCAACTTCTCCGGCAAAATGTACAACGCTGTACAGTACGGCCTGAACGCCGATACCGGAGAAGTGGACTACGAAGAAGTAGAGCGCCTGGCGCTGGAGCACAAGCCGAAGATGATCGTGGCCGGTTTCTCTGCCTACAGCCGCATCATGGACTGGGCCAAGTTCCGCACCATCGCCGACAAGGTTGGCGCTTACTTGATGGTGGATATGGCCCACGTTGCCGGTCTGGTTGCCGCAGGCGTTTACCCGTCTCCGGTTCCCCACGCGGATGTCGTGACCTCTACCACCCACAAAACCCTGCGCGGTCCCCGCGGCGGTATCATCATTGCCAAGGCCAATGAAGAGATCGAGAAGAAGCTGAACAGCGCGGTATTCCCGGGCGGCCAGGGCGGCCCGCTGATGCACGTGATCGCGGCCAAGGCGGTTTCCTTTAAGGAAGCCATGAGCCCCGAATACAAGGCCTACCAGAAGAAGGTTGTGGAAAACGCCCGCGCCATGGCGGCCACCTTCCTGGATCGCGGTATCAACATCGTATCCGGCGGCACCGACGACCACCTGATGCTGGTGGACCTGATCGGCAAGGAATACACCGGTAAGGATGCAGACGAAGCCCTGGGCAACGCCAACATCACCGTGAACAAGAACGCCGTCCCCAACGACCCGCGCTCCCCGTTCATCACCAGCGGCCTGCGTGTGGGCACCCCGGCCATCACCACCCGCGGCTTCGGTGTGGAAGAGACCAAGCAGCTCACCAACTGGATCTGCGACATTCTCGACGCGCTGGAGAAAGGCAACGCCGATGCGACCATCGCTGAAGTGAAAGCCAAAGTGCTGGAGATCTGCGCCAAGTTCCCCGTCTACAAGGCGTGA